The Deinococcus seoulensis DNA segment TGCCGGGCTTCACGCCCGCCAGCAGTTCCCCGCCGGGTTCCACGTGCAGGAAATGCCACGCCTCGGTCTTGCCGCGCTCGCCGGGGCCGACCATCTCGCGGGCCTGCGCGTCGTTCGGGTGAACCTGCACGCTCAGCCAGTCGCGGCAGTCCAGCAGTTTGATCAGCAGCGGAAAGCCGTCCTGCGCGTCCTGCCCGGCGCCCAGCAGCGCGGCCGGATGCGACTGCATGACGGCCGCGACGGTCTGCCCGGCCAGGGGGCCGCCGCTGACGACGCTCTGCCCGTCGGCAATCCAGGCTTCCCCGATGGGCGTGCCGTCCGGGGCGGGCGGCGCGAGGCGGTCCCCACCCCACACCCGCGCCTGATAGCGGGGCGTGAGCGGCAGGAAGGCGGGCAGGTCGGCGCTGGTCGGGTGAGTCATGTCAGGGTCCTTTCAGAGTCAGGTGCAGGGTTGGAGATTCGGGTCAGTCTTGAAGAGTGTACCCGGCACTCATGCGGGCGTGCCGCTCAGGATCGCCTCGATGGCGTCCAGTTCCGCGTCGGTCAGGGGCGGGGCGTTCAGGGCTCCGGCGGCGTCGGTGATCTGCTCGGGGCGGCTCGCGCCGATCAGGGCGCTCGTCACCTGCGGCCAGCGCAGCACCCATGCCAGCGCCAGTTGCACCAGCGTCTGCCCGCGCGCGGCGGCCACGTCGTTCAGCGCGCGGACCTGCGCGACCCGCTCCGGCGTCACGGCGTCCGCCTTCAGGAAGCCGGTGGCGCTCGCCGCGCGGGAATCGTCTGGAATGCCGTTCAGGTAACGGGTGCTCAGCAGCCCCTGCGCCAGCGGACTGAACACGATCGCGCCCACACCCTCGTCCTCCAGCGCGCCGGGCAGACCGTCGGGTTCCAGCCAGCGGTTGAACATCGAGTAACTCGGCTGGTTCAGCACGAACGGCGTGCCCAGGTCCCGCAGGATGGCGGCCGCCTCGCGCAGTAGCGCCGCCGGGTAGTTGCTGACGCCCACGTACAGCGCCCGCCCGCTGCGCACGATCTGATCGAGCGCGCCCATGGTCTCCGTCAGCGGCGTATTCGGGTCCGGGCGGTGGTGGTAGAACACGTCCACGTACTCCAGGCCCAGCCGCCTGAGGCTCGCGTCGCAGGACGCCAGCAGGTACTTGCGGCTGCCCCAGTCGCCGTACGGGCCGGGCCACATGGTGTACCCGGCCTTGCTGGACACGATCAGCTCGTCCCGGAACGGCGCGAGGTCGCCGCGCAGCAGCCGCCCGAAGGTCTCCTCGGCGCTGCCGGGCGGTGGGCCGTAATTGTTCGCCAGGTCGAAGTGCGTGATTCCGGCGTCGAAGGCCGTGCGGACCATCGCGCGGGCGTTCTCGAAGCGGTCCACGCCGCCGAAGTTATGCCACAGGCCCAGCGACACGGCCGGAAGCAGCAGCCCGCTGCGGCCCGCGCGCCGGTAGGGAAGGGACTCGTACCGCTGCGGATTCGGATCGTAGATCATGGTTAACCTCATGGGGGAACGCTGAGAAGAGCAGTGCTGAGAAGCGTTGAGATGTGGGAGCGGGATCAGCCGTGACGTGACCGTGGACGAGAGAAGGTGCGGCCGGAGGTCAGTCTGACGGGTTCGGCCGGTCTGAACTGGCGGGAGTGGTGGGCGGTGACGCGGCTGGCCCCTGACCGGCCGCGTCCTGCAACGCCAGGAACTGATGCACCAGCGCGATACTCATGCTGCCCTCGCCGACGCTGCTGGCCACGCGTTTGACCGATCCGCGCCGCACGTCCCCGGCGACGAACACGCCCGGCACGCTGGTCTCCAGCGGGAACGGATCGCGGTCCAGCGGCCACGCCCCCTGCGGCGCGAGGTCCAGGCCCGAGCAGACGTACCCGCGCTCGTCGCGCAGCACCACGCCGTCCAGCCAGTCGGTGCGGGCGTCCGCGCCGATCAGCACGAACAGCGAGTCCGTCTCGACCGCCTCGTCCTGCCCGGTGTCGCTGTGATGCACGGTCAGGCCGCGCAGGTGCGAGTCTCCGCGCAGGGCCGTGACCTCGCAGCACTCGCAGATGCGCACGTTCGGTTTGGCGCGCAGCTGATCGATCAGGTACTGCGACATGCCCTTCTCCACGCGGTCCGCGCGGATCAGCACCGAGACCCGCCGCGCGTAGTTCGAGAAGAACAGCGCCGCCTGCCCGGCCGAGTTCCCCCCGCCGATCAGGTACACGTCCTTGCCGCGCGTACCCGGCGCCTCGGTGCGGGCCGCGCCGTACCACACGCCGCGCCCCACGAACCGCGCCGCGTCCGGCAGGGGCAGCGCGCGCCACTCGACGCCCGTGGTGATCACCACGCTGCGCGCCCGGACCCGCAGGTCGCCGTCCAGCACGACCGTGTGCCCACCGTCCGGACTGGTTTCCAGCGCCGTCGCCTCACGCGTCACGACCTCCGCCCCGAACCGCCGCGCCTGCCGCAGCGCCCGCGCGCTCAGCTCGCCGCCCGACAGGCCCGTCGGGAAGCCCAGGTAATTCTCGATGCGGCTGCTGGTGCCCGCCTGCCCGCCCGGCGCCTGCCGCTCGACCAGCAGCGTACACAGACCCTCCGACGCTCCGTACACCGCCGCCGCCAGCCCGGCCGGACCGCCGCCCAGGATCACCACGTCGTACCGGTCCAGGGTGGGTTCCACCTGCAACCCCACGCGGCGCGCCACCTCGCGCACGTCCGGCCGGCGCAGCACCTCGCCGCCCGGCAGGATGACCGCCGGGAGCGGCCCGTCCTCGATCCCGGCCGGAATGTCGCAGGCCAGTGCGGGCGCACCCGGGTCCAGCCAGCGGAACACCACCTGGTTGCGCGACAGGAAATCCCGCAGTCCGAAACAGCTGAGGTCGTCCGCCGACCCGACCAGCAACGTGACCGCCTGCGGGGCCTCCAGCGTCACGCGTTGCAGGTTCCCCACCCGGCGTTTCATGTTCGCCATGACGGTCGCCGCCAGCGACTCCGAACGGCCCAGCAGCGCCATGAAGTCCGGGCCTTCCACCCGCATGACCCGCGCGGGCGTCCGGGCCATCAGGTCCACCGTGGCGGGCGTGCCCAGCAGCAGCGGCAACTCCCCGAACGAATCGCCGGGCCGGTAGGTGTCCACCGCCTGCGGCTCGCCTCCCACCTCCTTCGTGACGGCCAGTTCGCCCTCCAGCAGCACGAAGAACGCGACCGAGTCCCCCTCGCGGATCAGGTACTCGCCCTCGTTCAGGTGCACGTCGGCCGCGTCCAGCGCCGCCGCGTGCAGCAGCGTGTCGTCCAGCTCCGCGAACAGCGGCAGCCCCCGCAGGCACCCGGGCGTGATCACGCGCCTCCCACCCGATCCATTGCCGCCTGTGCCGCGCCGCGCTGTGCCGTGACCTTCTGCATCTGAACCCCAGTATGCCCGCCCGCGTGGTCCCGCCGACGACCGCCGCCGCCCGCATGAAGGCTTGGGCAACACCGCCCAGGCCCGCCTCCGGTCAGGAGGGCCAGTGGCGGGCCAGGAACGCCGCGCGTTCCAGCGCCTGCACGTTCTCGCCGCCCTCGTGCCGGTTGAACTCGTACACCCGCATCTCGCGCGGCCCGGCGTAGGCGTTGAAGGCCGCGTACACCGTGCTGGGCGGGCAGACCTCGTCCATCAGACCCACCGAGAACAGCGCCGCCGCCTGCGCACGCGCCGCGAAGTGCACGCCGTCGAAGTACGCCAGCACCCCGAACACGTCCGCCGCGCGGCCCCGGTGCGTTTTCAGGTACGCCGTGATCTCCGCGTACGGGAAGCTGTCCACCAGCCGCGCCGCCCGGTCGAAATGACACAGGAACGGCACGTCCGGCAGGCACAATTGCACGTCACACAGACCCGCCGCCGCCAGCGCCACCCCGCCGCCCTGACTGACCCCGGCGACCGCCACGCGCGCGCCGTCCACTGCCGGGTGCGCGCGGGCCGCCTCGACCGCCCGCACGGCGTCCGTGAACACCCGGCGGTAGTAGTACGTCTCGCGGCTCTGAATGCCGCGCGTCATGAAGCCCGGCACCTGCGGCCCCGCGCCCGGCGCGTCGTCCGGCGTGTCTCCCTGCCGCCACCCGCTGCCCTGCCCGCGCGTGTCCATCAGCAGGTGCGCGTACCCCATGCTGGCGTACCCCAGGTGATCGCCCGCCAGTCCGCGCCCGCCGCCGTACCCGACGAACTCGGTCACGCACGGCAGGCGGCCCGTGCGGGCGCGCGGCAGCGTCAGCCAGCCTTTCACGGGCTGCCCGGCCCACCCGGCGAAGGTCACGTCGAACACGTCCACCGTCACGAACGGCGTCCGGACCGGCGTGAACGTGGCGTTCAGGTCGAAGCGGCGGGCCTCGGCCAGCGTCTGCGCCCAGAACGCATCGAAATCCGCCGGGGCGGGCGCGGCGGCGCGGTAGGACTGAAGCTGTTCGGGCGGAAGATCGAAGTGAGCCACGCCCCAGCAGACCACACGCAGGGCCGCCCGTGGGATCGGTTCAGGAGGGAGGCGGGCAGTGAAGGTTCAGGGCGGGTGCCTGGGCCTTCACTGCCCGCCTTCTGGCCAGCGTTCCGCCGGGGGTCAGCTGCCCTGCATGGCGGCCCGCGCCGCCTCCTGAAGGGGCCGCCACGCGACCTTCCCGGTGGGGCTGCGCGGCAGGCTGTCCACGAACTGCCAGTCGCGCGGCACCTTGTACGTCGCCATCTGCTCGCGCGCCCAGGCTTCCAGTTCGGCCGGGGTGGCGGTCATGCCGGGGCGCAGCACGACCAGCGCGCGGGCGCGTTCGCCGCTGCGTTCGTCCGGCACGCTGATCACGCAGGCCTCCTGAATGGCGGGGTGGCCGTGCAGCAGGTTCTCCACCTCGGCCGGCCAGACCTTCATGCCGGACACGTTCACCATGCGCTTGAGGCGGTCCGCGAAGAAGAAGTACCCCTCGTCGTCCATGTACCCCAGGTCGCCCGTCCGGAAGAACTGCTGCCCGCCGATGTCCATGAACGCCTCGGCGGTCGCGTCGGGACGGTTCCAGTACCCCTGCATGACCTGCGGTCCCCGGATCACGATCTCACCCGTCTGCCCGGCCGGGAGTTCCTTCCCGGTCTCGATGTCCACGATGCGGGAATCCACGTTGAACAGCGGAATGCCCAGGCACTGGAGTTTCTGGCGGCCCTTGGGGTTGCTGTGAGACTGCGCCATCGTCTCGGACAGACCGTACCCTTCGAGGAACATGATGCCCGTCAGGTCCAGCAGGCGCTGCCCGACCGACGCCGGCAGGCTGGCCCCGCCGCCCGTGACACTGCGCAGCGACCCCAGGTCCGCCGCATCGAAGTTCGGGGAGGCCATCAGGTCGATGATCATGGTG contains these protein-coding regions:
- a CDS encoding aldo/keto reductase, whose product is MIYDPNPQRYESLPYRRAGRSGLLLPAVSLGLWHNFGGVDRFENARAMVRTAFDAGITHFDLANNYGPPPGSAEETFGRLLRGDLAPFRDELIVSSKAGYTMWPGPYGDWGSRKYLLASCDASLRRLGLEYVDVFYHHRPDPNTPLTETMGALDQIVRSGRALYVGVSNYPAALLREAAAILRDLGTPFVLNQPSYSMFNRWLEPDGLPGALEDEGVGAIVFSPLAQGLLSTRYLNGIPDDSRAASATGFLKADAVTPERVAQVRALNDVAAARGQTLVQLALAWVLRWPQVTSALIGASRPEQITDAAGALNAPPLTDAELDAIEAILSGTPA
- a CDS encoding FAD-dependent oxidoreductase translates to MITPGCLRGLPLFAELDDTLLHAAALDAADVHLNEGEYLIREGDSVAFFVLLEGELAVTKEVGGEPQAVDTYRPGDSFGELPLLLGTPATVDLMARTPARVMRVEGPDFMALLGRSESLAATVMANMKRRVGNLQRVTLEAPQAVTLLVGSADDLSCFGLRDFLSRNQVVFRWLDPGAPALACDIPAGIEDGPLPAVILPGGEVLRRPDVREVARRVGLQVEPTLDRYDVVILGGGPAGLAAAVYGASEGLCTLLVERQAPGGQAGTSSRIENYLGFPTGLSGGELSARALRQARRFGAEVVTREATALETSPDGGHTVVLDGDLRVRARSVVITTGVEWRALPLPDAARFVGRGVWYGAARTEAPGTRGKDVYLIGGGNSAGQAALFFSNYARRVSVLIRADRVEKGMSQYLIDQLRAKPNVRICECCEVTALRGDSHLRGLTVHHSDTGQDEAVETDSLFVLIGADARTDWLDGVVLRDERGYVCSGLDLAPQGAWPLDRDPFPLETSVPGVFVAGDVRRGSVKRVASSVGEGSMSIALVHQFLALQDAAGQGPAASPPTTPASSDRPNPSD
- a CDS encoding acetylxylan esterase: MAHFDLPPEQLQSYRAAAPAPADFDAFWAQTLAEARRFDLNATFTPVRTPFVTVDVFDVTFAGWAGQPVKGWLTLPRARTGRLPCVTEFVGYGGGRGLAGDHLGYASMGYAHLLMDTRGQGSGWRQGDTPDDAPGAGPQVPGFMTRGIQSRETYYYRRVFTDAVRAVEAARAHPAVDGARVAVAGVSQGGGVALAAAGLCDVQLCLPDVPFLCHFDRAARLVDSFPYAEITAYLKTHRGRAADVFGVLAYFDGVHFAARAQAAALFSVGLMDEVCPPSTVYAAFNAYAGPREMRVYEFNRHEGGENVQALERAAFLARHWPS